Proteins encoded in a region of the Brachionichthys hirsutus isolate HB-005 unplaced genomic scaffold, CSIRO-AGI_Bhir_v1 contig_225, whole genome shotgun sequence genome:
- the LOC137915802 gene encoding complement C3-like yields the protein MGQWTLHILSLVLLYYANGQFPISSKSRFVMLAPDLLRTDSQENIYLQAEGLSRPITVSISIQDFRAPTVLLQDSVTLSPANGFQTMKTIQLPSERLNRDEKKNKFVHLRVNFENLYTEERVVMVSFQSGYIFIQTDKPIYNPGDTVRFRAFVSSPSFKAFDSSITIDIKNPDNVVVKQIPITRAVNGILAGIFPLSEIVNEGPWTVIAKFDHWQQNKFTSKFEVKKYVLPAFNVTLTPKKPFLDLDDAELLVDISARYLYGEPVQGTAYVVFGVKINQEMIRLPLVKQVSDLDGGVARLSMEELKSAYPNIRSLVGNSLYVKASVLTKSGSDLVEAEKSGITIVLSPYEISFKDISKYFKPNLPFDFTIHVTHHDGSPARNVQVKVNLLEAPLIVLSGTSRVSVNMPPNRGTQIITAETVQAGLRPEQQAKHQIIVQMHRPYSNLRRNYLYISTGTNRVSVGDTLSLKLTISTTEQSHRVLIKHITYLVLSKGRIIKAHRVDVTNQVLTSIGLTVTPEMLPSFRFVAFYAIPWQRGDELVSDAIWVDVVDSCPGQLTVGPVDGRYRDFTPGKSILFQVRGDPGAKVSLVAVDNAVYLLKKDRLTQGKIWDVVEHGDLGCTRGGGKDALSVLTDAGLLYTSSGGMTSSTRNDLQCPSSARKKRSAERLQRRTRLESYYKEKLQHRCCKDGLRDIPMPYSCTRRSFYITEGWECIRAFRHCCSSYRDQEFDTEIPTTLPPTTTTPTTTARPRPSFPIQPIRHMDVSARTFGVRAYGQIIPKLQSIAKVVRVEPREETSQILAVAANNEVEEEEEEEEEWEYQDENQIYLRKKFFESWLWTDIDLPTQADGDGLASKNVDNAVLPDSITEWGILAISASPDTGFCVAEPYNVRAWKHFFVDLRLPYSVARNEQVEIKAVIHNYGFEELHVRVVLMKTKDMCSVAYKDRHTQEVTLPVGSSIAVPYTIVPLVVGKLPLEVVVVARDMMGGDRIQKFLRVVLDGVQKTAVQSAVLNPSAEGGEQRIRMGKVELKSVVPNSLPETFINIRGNILADSIDNSISGDSLGALIRMPGGCVEQNLATITFPLIATLYLERTDNWESVGVQRKEEALRYIRRGYENQLVYRKSDGSYPPYRREGTSTWITAYVVKVFSMAHSIIGVNKQQVCEPLLYLIKNKHRLSPGFYVEDNPVYSTTMIGGIRGDDTQITLTAFVLVALLEAKQAGFSCSDPKVNISITRTAEYLKAAVLKPNRRPYTVAIAAYALALMGNPRYNPAVQLLRAAAPDQSHWPDLHNTLFTLEATGYALLALVKLGRMKEAVAPFNWLNNHRRIGGAFGSTQSTMVVLQALSEYMIKNTPPGDFNLDVDLQISGRREIRYNFDPKTAYLARSSRLPTNLNFEVVARGTGEGILEVVTYYNQLHEFDEKIPCNDFELNVTIEDSSEKPPADVEKSFQITIKVRALGPSDVRMVVLDISLPTGFTPENSDLEMLTNSVDRYINNFQIVDNLSDRGSLILHLFKVSHKEPEILIFRLQQTFKVGLFQPSSVTVYEYYNPDHRCSRTYTPKEDREELTQICRDNVCRCAQGDCCESRSDSEVFPNKERETFACKSLHHVFQVKVLGVSQSYYDKYEMEITRVVKLGVEDGVGVGQSRLFMSHGGCRDGLKLKQGSQYLIIGPKEDLWNTNKFIYMLGKDTWVERWPSADECSSNPTLQAKCKSLTGAAHELSVDGCGL from the exons AATCCAGATAACGTCGTGGTCAAACAGATTCCCATCACCAGAGCTGTTAACGGCATCCTTGCAGgcatttttcctctctctgaaaTTGTCAA TGAAGGACCGTGGACAGTGATTGCAAAGTTTGATCACTGGCAGCAGAATAAGTTCACCTCTAAGTTTGAGGTGAAGAAATATG TGCTTCCTGCCTTCAATGTCACCTTGACACCCAAGAAGCCCTTTCTCGACTTGGATGATGCCGAATTGCTGGTGGACATCTCAGCGAG GTACCTGTATGGTGAGCCAGTCCAGGGCACAGCCTATGTGGTGTTCGGTGTGAAGATAAACCAAGAGATGATCAGGTTGCCGTTAGTGAAGCAGGTGTCAGAC CTGGATGGAGGAGTTGCCAGGCTGAGTATGGAGGAACTAAAGAGCGCTTACCCTAATATCAGGTCTTTGGTTGGCAACTCTCTGTATGTCAAGGCTTCTGTTCTGACCAAGTCGG GCAGTGACTTGGTTGAAGCAGAGAAGAGTGGCATTACAATTGTCTTGTCTCCATATGAAATATCCTTCAAAGACATATCGAAATATTTTAAGCCAAACCTGCCCTTTGATTTCACA ATCCATGTGACCCACCATGACGGCTCCCCAGCCCGTAACGTCCAGGTGAAGGTGAATCTCCTGGAAGCACCCCTGATCGTCCTCTCAGGCACCAGCCGAGTCAGCGTCAACATGCCGCCTAATCGAGGCACACAAATCATCACA GCTGAGACTGTACAGGCTGGTTTGAGGCCAGAGCAGCAAGCCAAACACCAAATCATTGTTCAGATGCATCGCCCCTACAGCAACCTGCGCCGGAACTACCTCTACATCTCTACAGGGACCAACAGAGTGTCTGTAGGGGACACACTATCCCTGAAGTTGACCATAAGTACTACTGAACAGTCACACAGAGTACTAATCAAACATATCACGTACCTG GTACTTAGCAAAGGTAGAATCATCAAAGCTCATCGTGTGGATGTGACAAATCAGGTACTCACCAGTATCGGACTGACGGTCACCCCGGAGATGTTGCCATCTTTCCGCTTTGTGGCCTTCTACGCTATTCCCTGGCAAAGAGGTGATGAGCTAGTGTCCGACGCCATCTGGGTGGATGTAGTAGATTCCTGTCCTGGACAG CTCACTGTGGGACCAGTGGACGGCAGATATCGAGACTTTACACCAGGGAAGAGCATTTTGTTTCAGGTCAGAGGTGATCCAGGAGCAAAGGTCAGCCTGGTGGCGGTGGACAACGCTGTGTATTTACTCAAGAAGGACAGGCTTACCCAGGGGAAG ATTTGGGATGTGGTGGAGCACGGCGACCTCGGTTGCACTCGAGGTGGAGGCAAAGACGCTTTATCAGTGCTCACAGACGCAGGATTGCTCTACACTTCCAGTGGTGGGATGACTTCCAGCACCAGAAATG acCTGCAGTGTCCAAGCAGCGCCAGAAAGAAGCGCTCTGCCGAACGGCTGCAGCGTCGAACCCGGCTGG AGAGTTATTATAAGGAGAAGCTCCAGCATCGCTGCTGTAAGGATGGCCTCAGAGACATCCCAATGCCGTACTCCTGTACGAGGCGCTCGTTCTACATCACAGAGGGCTGGGAGTGCATCCGGGCCTTCCGGCATTGCTGCTCCTCCTACAGGGACCAAGAGTTTGACACTGAGATACCCACCACCCTGCCACCCACAACAACAACCCCAACCACCACCGCCCGACCCAGGCCCTCGTTTCCAATCCAACCTATTCGACACATGGATGTGTCTGCACGGACATTCG GGGTACGTGCATATGGACAAATTATACCTAAACTGCAGAGCATCGCAAAGGTTGTGAGAGTAGAACCACGGGAAGAGACTAGTCAAATACTTGCAGTAGCTGCAAACAatgaagtggaggaagaggaggaagaggaagaagagtggGAGTACCAGGATGAGAATCAAATATATCTGCGAAAAAAGTTCTTCGAGTCTTGGCTGTGGACAGACATTGATCTTCCCACTCAGGCAGACGGAGACGG GTTGGCTTCTAAGAATGTGGACAATGCTGTCTTACCTGACAGCATCACAGAGTGGGGAATTCTGGCCATCAGTGCATCACCTGATacag GTTTTTGTGTCGCTGAGCCGTACAATGTCAGAGCATGGAAGCATTTCTTTGTAGACCTGAGGCTCCCGTATTCGGTGGCGAGGAATGAACAAGTGGAGATTAAAGCTGTGATCCATAACTACGGCTTCGAGGAGCTGCAT GTGAGGGTGGTGCTGATGAAGACAAAAGACATGTGCAGCGTGGCCTataaagacagacacacacaggaagtgacgctgCCTGTCGGCTCCTCTATCGCGGTGCCTTACACCATCGTACCGCTTGTGGTGGGGAAGCTTCCactggaggtggtggtggtcgCCAGAGACATGATGGGAGGAGACCGTATCCAGAAATTTCTGCGAGTGGTG CTGGATGGAGTGCAGAAGACTGCAGTTCAGAGTGCTGTTCTGAACCCGTCCGCTGAGGGAG GAGAGCAACGGATTCGTATGGGCAAGGTTGAACTAAAGTCAGTCGTGCCAAACTCTCTGCCAGAGACGTTCATCAATATCCGAG GCAATATATTGGCAGACAGTATTGATAACTCCATCAGTGGGGACTCTCTGGGGGCTCTCATCCGAATGCCTGGGGGTTGTGTGGAGCAGAACTTGGCCACCATCACGTTCCCCCTTATCGCCACCCTCTACTTGGAGAGGACTGACAACTGGGAGAGCGTGGGGGTGCAGCGCAAGGAGGAGGCGCTTCGATACATCAGGAGAG GATATGAGAACCAGCTGGTTTACAGAAAGAGTGATGGATCTTACCCCCCTTACAGGAGGGAGGGTACGAGTACCTG GATCACGGCGTATGTGGTGAAAGTTTTCTCCATGGCTCACTCCATCATCGGCGTCAACAAGCAGCAAGTGTGTGAGCCTCTGCTCTACCTGATAAAGAACAAACACCGGCTTTCTCCGGGATTTTATGTAGAGGACAACCCAGTTTACAGCACCACGATGatt GGTGGTATCCGTGGCGACGACACCCAGATAACTCTCACAGCGTTTGTCCTCGTTGCTCTCCTTGAGGCCAAGCAGGCAGGGTTCAGTTGCAGTGATCCAAAAGTGAAT ATATCTATCACAAGGACAGCTGAGTATCTGAAGGCAGCTGTGTTGAAGCCTAACAGGAGACCGTACACTGTGGCCATCGCTGCGTACGCTCTGGCTCTGATGGGAAACCCAAGATATAATCCGGCAGTACAGTTACtcagagctgcagctccag ATCAAAGCCACTGGCCTGACTTGCACAACACTTTATTCACACTGGAGGCGACTGGCTATGCCCTGCTGGCTCTGGTCAAACTGGGACGCATGAAGGAAGCAGTGGCGCCCTTTAACTGGCTGAACAACCACCGGCGGATAGGAGGGGCCTTCGGCTCCACTCAG TCCACCATGGTGGTCCTCCAGGCCCTGTCAGAGTACATGATTAAAAATACTCCTCCTGGTGACTTTAATCTGGATGTGGACCTCCAAATATCAGGACGCAGGGAAATCCGTTACAATTTCGACCCGAAGACTGCCTATCTTGCTCGTTCTTCAAGG TTGCCTACTAATCTTAACTTTGAAGTGGTGGCTCGAGGGACTGGAGAAGGGATATTAGAG GTTGTGACCTATTATAACCAGCTGCATGAATTTGATGAGAAAATTCCCTGCAACGATTTTGAGCTCAACGTCACAATAGAAGACTCCAGTG AAAAGCCGCCGGCAGATGTAGAAAAGTCCTTCCAGATCACAATTAAAGTGAG GGCACTAGGACCCAGCGATGTCCGGATGGTGGTTCTGGATATAAGTCTCCCCACAGGCTTCACCCCTGAAAACTCCGACTTGGAGATG tTAACCAACTCGGTGGACCGTTACATCAATAACTTCCAGATTGTGGACAACCTGAGTGACCGGGGTTCTCTGATCCTCCACCTCTTCAAG GTGTCCCACAAAGAGCCAGAGATCCTGATCTTCAGGCTTCAGCAAACATTTAAAGTCGGCCTCTTCCAGCCGTCCTCAGTGACGGTCTATGAATATTACAATCCAG ATCACCGCTGCAGTCGTACCTACACGCCcaaagaggacagagaggagctcACACAGATCTGCAGAGACAACGTCTGCCGCTGTGCACAAG GTGACTGCTGCGAAAGCAGAAGTGACAGTGAAGTCTTCCCAAACAAAGAAAGGGAGACGTTTGCCTGCAAGAGTTTACACCATG TGTTCCAGGTGAAGGTGCTGGGCGTGAGCCAGAGTTACTACGACAAATACGAGATGGAAATCACGCGAGTCGTCAAGCTGG GTGTGGAGGATGGAGTGGGAGTGGGCCAGTCGAGGCTTTTCATGTCTCACGGAGGCTGCAGAGATGGGCTCAAACTAAAGCAGGGTTCCCAGTATCTCATCATTGGCCCCAAAGAAGACCTGTGGAACACCAACAA ATTCATCTACATGTTGGGGAAAGACACCTGGGTGGAACGCTGGCCTTCCGCTGACGAGTGCTCCAGCAATCCAACCCTTCAAGCAAAATGCAAAAGCCTTACTGGTGCTGCACACGAACTGTCTGTCGATGGCTGTGGGTTATAG